One Gadus chalcogrammus isolate NIFS_2021 chromosome 22, NIFS_Gcha_1.0, whole genome shotgun sequence genomic window carries:
- the ago4 gene encoding protein argonaute-4 isoform X1 — protein sequence MEALGPVPSPPPPPGPPTPAPSPFQPPRRPGLGTVGKPIRLLANHFQVQIPKIDVYHYDIDIKPEKRPRRVNREVVDTMVRHFKMQIFGDRQPGYDGKRNMYTAHPLPIGRDRVDLEVTLPGEGKDQTFKVSLQWVCVVSLQMLLEALSGHLNEVPEDSVQALDVITRHLPSMRYTPVGRSFFSPPEGYYHPLGGGREVWFGFHQSVRPAMWNMMLNIDVSATAFYRAQPVIEFMCEVLDIQNINEQTKPLTDSQRVKFTKEIRGLKVEVTHCGQMKRKYRVCNVTRRPASHQTFPLQLENGQAMECTVAQYFKQKYSLQLKYPHLPCLQVGQEQKHTYLPLEVCNIVAGQRCIKKLTDNQTSTMIKATARSAPDRQEEISRLVSDGALLWTGVKSNSMVGGPDPYLKEFGIVVHNDMTEVTGRVLPAPMLQYGGRVGSDSGRDCGRGLSPQNKTVATPNQGVWDMRGKQFYAGIEIKVWAVACFAPQKQCREDLLKSFTDQLRKISKDAGMPIQGQPCFCKYAQGADSVEPMFKHLKMSYVGLQLIVVILPGKTPVYAEVKRVGDTLLGMATQCVQVKNVVKTSPQTLSNLCLKINAKLGGINNVLVPHQRPSVFQQPVIFLGADVTHPPAGDGKKPSIAAVVGSMDGHPSRYCATVRVQTSRQDLSQEQLFSQEVIQDLTNMVRELLIQFYKSTRFKPTRIIYYRGGVSEGQMKQVAWPELIAIRKACISLEEDYRPGITYIVVQKRHHTRLFCSDKSERVGKSGNVPAGTTVDSTITHPSEFDFYLCSHAGIQGTSRPSHYHVLWDDNCFTADELQLLTYQLCHTYVRCTRSVSIPAPAYYARLVAFRARYHLVDKDHDSAEGSHVSGQSNGRDPQALAKAVQIHYDTQHTMYFA from the exons ATGGAAGCGCTCGGACCCG TAccctctccgcccccccctccaggcccgcCGACCCCGGCTCCCTCTCCGTTCCAGCCCCCCCGGCGGCCCGGCCTGGGCACGGTGGGGAAGCCCATCCGCCTGCTGGCCAACCACTTCCAGGTGCAGATCCCCAAGATCGACGTGTACCACTATGACATCGACATCAAGCCCGAGAAGCGGCCGCGGAGGGTCAAcag GGAGGTGGTGGACACCATGGTCCGCCACTTCAAGATGCAGATCTTCGGTGACCGGCAGCCGGGCTACGACGGGAAGAGGAACATGTACACGGCCCACCCGCTGCCCATCGGGAGAGACCGG GTGGACCTGGAGGTGACCCTGCCCGGCGAGGGGAAGGACCAGACCTTCAAGGTGTCCCTGCAGTGGGTGTGCGTGGTGAGTCTCCAGATGCTGCTGGAGGCCCTGTCGGGGCACCTCAACGAGGTCCCGGAGGACTCGGTGCAGGCCCTGGACGTCATCACGCGACACCTGCCCTCCATGAG GTACACTCCTGTGGGGCGCTCGTTTTTCTCCCCCCCAGAAGGCTACTACcaccccctggggggggggagggaggtgtggTTCGGTTTCCATCAGTCTGTCCGTCCTGCCATGTGGAACATGATGCTCAACATCGACG tgtCGGCCACGGCGTTCTACCGGGCCCAGCCGGTCATAGAGTTCATGTGTGAGGTGCTGGACATCCAGAACATCAACGAGCAGACCAAGCCCCTCACGGACTCCCAGCGCGTCAAATTCACCAAGGAAATACGAG gtcttaAAGTGGAGGTCACACACTGCGGTCAGATGAAGAGGAAGTACCGTGTGTGCAACGTTACCCGCCGTCCTGCCAGCCACCAGac gttccCCCTGCAGCTGGAGAACGGCCAAGCCATGGAGTGCACGGTGGCCCAGTACTTCAAGCAGAAGTACAGCCTGCAGCTCAAGTACCCCCACCTGCCCTGCCTGCAGGTGGGGCAGGAGCAGAAGCACACCTACCTGCCCCTCGAG GTGTGTAACATTGTGGCCGGCCAGCGCTGCATCAAGAAGCTGACAGACAACCAGACGTCCACCATGATCAAAGCCACTGCCCGTTCTGccccagacagacaggaggagatcAGCCGACTGGTGAGTGACGGCGCCCTCCTCTGGACAGGG GTGAAGAGCAACAGCATGGTGGGGGGTCCCGACCCGTACCTGAAGGAGTTTGGCATCGTGGTGCACAACGACATGACGGAGGTGACGGGTCGGGTGCTGCCCGCGCCCATGCTGCAGTACGGGGGTCGCGTCGGCAGCGACTCGGGCCGGGACTGTGGCAGG GGACTCTCTCCGCAGAATAAGACGGTGGCCACGCCCAACCAGGGCGTGTGGGACATGAGGGGGAAGCAGTTCTACGCCGGCATCGAGATCAAAGTGTGGGCGGTGGCCTGCTTCGCGCCGCAGAAACAGTGCCGGGAGGACCTGCTGAA GAGCTTCACGGACCAGCTGAGGAAGATCTCCAAGGACGCGGGGATGCCCATCCAGGGCCAGCCCTGCTTCTGTAAATACGCCCAGGGGGCGGACAGCGTGGAGCCCATGTTCAAACACCTCAAGATGTCCTACGTGGGCCTGCAGCTCATCGTGGTCATCCTGCCCGGCAAGACCCCCGTCTATG cggaggTGAAGCGTGTGGGAGACACCCTGCTGGGAATGGCCACCCAGTGTGTCCAGGTGAAGAACGTGGTGAAGACCTCCCCCCAGACCCTGTCCAACCTCTGCCTGAAGATCAACGCCAAACTGGGGGGCATCAACAACGTCCTGGTGCCGCACCAGAG gccctctGTGTTCCAGCAGCCAGTCATCTTCCTGGGGGCGGACGTCACGCACCCGCCGGCGGGCGACGGGAAGAAGCCGTCCATCGCGGCGGTGGTGGGCAGCATGGACGGACACCCCAGCCGCTACTGCGCCACCGTCCGCGTCCAGACGTCCCGGCAGGACCTGTCCCAA GAGCAGCTGTTCAGCCAGGAGGTGATCCAGGACCTGACCAACATGGTCCGGGAGCTCCTCATCCAGTTCTACAAGTCCACGCGCTTCAAGCCCACCCGCATCATCTACTACCGGGGGGGCGTGTCCGAGGGCCAGATGAagcag gTGGCGTGGCCGGAGCTGATCGCCATCAGGAAGGCGTGCATCAGCCTGGAGGAGGACTACCGGCCGGGCATCACCTACATCGTGGTCCAGAAGCGCCATCACACCCGCCTCTTTTGCTCCGACAAGTCCGAGAGG GTTGGGAAGAGCGGGAACGTCCCGGCAGGAACCACGGTGGACAGCACCATCACACACCCGTCCGAGTTTGACTTCTACCTGTGCAGCCATGCAGGCATCCAG gGCACGAGCCGGCCCTCCCACTACCACGTCCTGTGGGACGACAACTGCTTCACGGCGGACGAGTTGCAGCTGCTCACCTACCAGCTGTGCCACACCTACGTGCGCTGCACCCGCTCCGTGTCCATCCCCGCGCCCGCCTACTACGCCCGGCTGGTGGCCTTCCGCGCACGCTACCACCTGGTGGACAAAGACCACGACAG tGCGGAGGGCAGCCACGTGTCGGGCCAGAGCAACGGCCGGGACCCCCAGGCGCTGGCCAAGGCGGTGCAGATCCACTACGACACCCAGCACACCATGTACTTCGCCTGA
- the ago4 gene encoding protein argonaute-4 isoform X6 — protein sequence MEALGPGPPTPAPSPFQPPRRPGLGTVGKPIRLLANHFQVQIPKIDVYHYDIDIKPEKRPRRVNREVVDTMVRHFKMQIFGDRQPGYDGKRNMYTAHPLPIGRDRVDLEVTLPGEGKDQTFKVSLQWVCVVSLQMLLEALSGHLNEVPEDSVQALDVITRHLPSMRYTPVGRSFFSPPEGYYHPLGGGREVWFGFHQSVRPAMWNMMLNIDVSATAFYRAQPVIEFMCEVLDIQNINEQTKPLTDSQRVKFTKEIRGLKVEVTHCGQMKRKYRVCNVTRRPASHQTFPLQLENGQAMECTVAQYFKQKYSLQLKYPHLPCLQVGQEQKHTYLPLEVCNIVAGQRCIKKLTDNQTSTMIKATARSAPDRQEEISRLVKSNSMVGGPDPYLKEFGIVVHNDMTEVTGRVLPAPMLQYGGRVGSDSGRDCGRGLSPQNKTVATPNQGVWDMRGKQFYAGIEIKVWAVACFAPQKQCREDLLKSFTDQLRKISKDAGMPIQGQPCFCKYAQGADSVEPMFKHLKMSYVGLQLIVVILPGKTPVYAEVKRVGDTLLGMATQCVQVKNVVKTSPQTLSNLCLKINAKLGGINNVLVPHQRPSVFQQPVIFLGADVTHPPAGDGKKPSIAAVVGSMDGHPSRYCATVRVQTSRQDLSQEQLFSQEVIQDLTNMVRELLIQFYKSTRFKPTRIIYYRGGVSEGQMKQVAWPELIAIRKACISLEEDYRPGITYIVVQKRHHTRLFCSDKSERVGKSGNVPAGTTVDSTITHPSEFDFYLCSHAGIQGTSRPSHYHVLWDDNCFTADELQLLTYQLCHTYVRCTRSVSIPAPAYYARLVAFRARYHLVDKDHDSAEGSHVSGQSNGRDPQALAKAVQIHYDTQHTMYFA from the exons ATGGAAGCGCTCGGACCCG gcccgcCGACCCCGGCTCCCTCTCCGTTCCAGCCCCCCCGGCGGCCCGGCCTGGGCACGGTGGGGAAGCCCATCCGCCTGCTGGCCAACCACTTCCAGGTGCAGATCCCCAAGATCGACGTGTACCACTATGACATCGACATCAAGCCCGAGAAGCGGCCGCGGAGGGTCAAcag GGAGGTGGTGGACACCATGGTCCGCCACTTCAAGATGCAGATCTTCGGTGACCGGCAGCCGGGCTACGACGGGAAGAGGAACATGTACACGGCCCACCCGCTGCCCATCGGGAGAGACCGG GTGGACCTGGAGGTGACCCTGCCCGGCGAGGGGAAGGACCAGACCTTCAAGGTGTCCCTGCAGTGGGTGTGCGTGGTGAGTCTCCAGATGCTGCTGGAGGCCCTGTCGGGGCACCTCAACGAGGTCCCGGAGGACTCGGTGCAGGCCCTGGACGTCATCACGCGACACCTGCCCTCCATGAG GTACACTCCTGTGGGGCGCTCGTTTTTCTCCCCCCCAGAAGGCTACTACcaccccctggggggggggagggaggtgtggTTCGGTTTCCATCAGTCTGTCCGTCCTGCCATGTGGAACATGATGCTCAACATCGACG tgtCGGCCACGGCGTTCTACCGGGCCCAGCCGGTCATAGAGTTCATGTGTGAGGTGCTGGACATCCAGAACATCAACGAGCAGACCAAGCCCCTCACGGACTCCCAGCGCGTCAAATTCACCAAGGAAATACGAG gtcttaAAGTGGAGGTCACACACTGCGGTCAGATGAAGAGGAAGTACCGTGTGTGCAACGTTACCCGCCGTCCTGCCAGCCACCAGac gttccCCCTGCAGCTGGAGAACGGCCAAGCCATGGAGTGCACGGTGGCCCAGTACTTCAAGCAGAAGTACAGCCTGCAGCTCAAGTACCCCCACCTGCCCTGCCTGCAGGTGGGGCAGGAGCAGAAGCACACCTACCTGCCCCTCGAG GTGTGTAACATTGTGGCCGGCCAGCGCTGCATCAAGAAGCTGACAGACAACCAGACGTCCACCATGATCAAAGCCACTGCCCGTTCTGccccagacagacaggaggagatcAGCCGACTG GTGAAGAGCAACAGCATGGTGGGGGGTCCCGACCCGTACCTGAAGGAGTTTGGCATCGTGGTGCACAACGACATGACGGAGGTGACGGGTCGGGTGCTGCCCGCGCCCATGCTGCAGTACGGGGGTCGCGTCGGCAGCGACTCGGGCCGGGACTGTGGCAGG GGACTCTCTCCGCAGAATAAGACGGTGGCCACGCCCAACCAGGGCGTGTGGGACATGAGGGGGAAGCAGTTCTACGCCGGCATCGAGATCAAAGTGTGGGCGGTGGCCTGCTTCGCGCCGCAGAAACAGTGCCGGGAGGACCTGCTGAA GAGCTTCACGGACCAGCTGAGGAAGATCTCCAAGGACGCGGGGATGCCCATCCAGGGCCAGCCCTGCTTCTGTAAATACGCCCAGGGGGCGGACAGCGTGGAGCCCATGTTCAAACACCTCAAGATGTCCTACGTGGGCCTGCAGCTCATCGTGGTCATCCTGCCCGGCAAGACCCCCGTCTATG cggaggTGAAGCGTGTGGGAGACACCCTGCTGGGAATGGCCACCCAGTGTGTCCAGGTGAAGAACGTGGTGAAGACCTCCCCCCAGACCCTGTCCAACCTCTGCCTGAAGATCAACGCCAAACTGGGGGGCATCAACAACGTCCTGGTGCCGCACCAGAG gccctctGTGTTCCAGCAGCCAGTCATCTTCCTGGGGGCGGACGTCACGCACCCGCCGGCGGGCGACGGGAAGAAGCCGTCCATCGCGGCGGTGGTGGGCAGCATGGACGGACACCCCAGCCGCTACTGCGCCACCGTCCGCGTCCAGACGTCCCGGCAGGACCTGTCCCAA GAGCAGCTGTTCAGCCAGGAGGTGATCCAGGACCTGACCAACATGGTCCGGGAGCTCCTCATCCAGTTCTACAAGTCCACGCGCTTCAAGCCCACCCGCATCATCTACTACCGGGGGGGCGTGTCCGAGGGCCAGATGAagcag gTGGCGTGGCCGGAGCTGATCGCCATCAGGAAGGCGTGCATCAGCCTGGAGGAGGACTACCGGCCGGGCATCACCTACATCGTGGTCCAGAAGCGCCATCACACCCGCCTCTTTTGCTCCGACAAGTCCGAGAGG GTTGGGAAGAGCGGGAACGTCCCGGCAGGAACCACGGTGGACAGCACCATCACACACCCGTCCGAGTTTGACTTCTACCTGTGCAGCCATGCAGGCATCCAG gGCACGAGCCGGCCCTCCCACTACCACGTCCTGTGGGACGACAACTGCTTCACGGCGGACGAGTTGCAGCTGCTCACCTACCAGCTGTGCCACACCTACGTGCGCTGCACCCGCTCCGTGTCCATCCCCGCGCCCGCCTACTACGCCCGGCTGGTGGCCTTCCGCGCACGCTACCACCTGGTGGACAAAGACCACGACAG tGCGGAGGGCAGCCACGTGTCGGGCCAGAGCAACGGCCGGGACCCCCAGGCGCTGGCCAAGGCGGTGCAGATCCACTACGACACCCAGCACACCATGTACTTCGCCTGA